Part of the Leishmania infantum JPCM5 genome chromosome 34 genome, ACGCTTTTCGTttccgcggcgctgcttgctCTCCGCTCCGCTTGGAACGTCTCAAGTGTCCACATGGCACGCGCGAGGGTTGCCCTCTCTCCCAACCTCTACCTAGTGCATGAAAACCATGTGACGGTGCACATATATATCTTGTTTGACTTGTCCTGCGTGTCTGTAACGACGCCACATAACACAGCGCACGGCCCAAGCGCGGCAGATGACTGgtaagagagagggacggctATGATGGGCCTGAATGCTTGTGGCTTcttgggtgtgtgtgccaggAAAACGGAGAGTTGAGAGAAGCGAAGtgggagaagaaggggggCAGGTGCTGTCCTCAAGGAAGGGGATGCGCTAGCGCGCTCGTCGTCTTTGTGTCGCGACTCCggttctctcttttcttgtcCCCACCCTCTGCATATCCTCTTCTTGTGAAGGGGATCATTCACGAAGGAGCATGTTTCGGTACCGTATGTCTTGTGTCctacgcgcgcgcactcctCAGCCACTTGGGCTTACTCTCACttcgggggagggggaagggcaTCGGCCTGCATGGATGTGCTTCTTGTCTATGCCGCTTCTTTTGCTCTCTTCAAGGGTGTACGTTTGGCCGTGGTCTCACTTGCTCTTTCCCTTCTTTCCTCTTCGAGTTCCTGCGACGCCGCGCATTATTAATACATGcacatatatgcatatatgagtgcgtgcgcgtgagcgtCGATGGCATATGTTGTAcaggcagctgcaggcgcaccgTCACGCCGACACGTGTCTGACAGCTGACGAAAGCTCTTCGGGGCGTGCTAGCTCATCGCATCGGTATTTCCATTGACGTTCTGCTCTGGTGGCCGCTACGAGATGGCCTGGCGACGACGAGTTGCCGCCGTTGGCGCCTCGTGGCCACTTGCGTCGCCTGCGAGTCTTCGCTTTGCTGGCGCGGCTCCGCCATCGCCTTTGACGtctgcgcggcagcatcaACTGCACAACGTTTGCGATGCCATctaccgcagcggcacggcgagAGAGGCTCTTCGCCAGGCGATACATGAGCCATCGCACGAGAGTGCCCTCCGCTTGCTTGAAGAGTTCGAGAAGGATCCCGGCGTCTGGCGCGACGAGGCGTGGACCACCGCTTTCCTTACCGCCTCCTCGCACCTGTCAAGCCAGATGAACCTCTTGCTTGCCCGCTTCACGCATTGGCACACAGTGCGCAAGGCCCCGACCAAGGTTGCAATGCACAAGCCATGGGACTGGTATCCGCACGCGCGTCtcatgcgccgccgctttaTTTTCCACTACGGCCCCACAAACAGCGGCAAGACGCACGCCGCTTTAGAGGCACTGATGCGagcacgcagcggcgtctACTGCGCCCCTCTCAAGGCGCTGGCGTCACAGGTATGGCACCGCGTGAAGGAACGCGTGCCGTGCGACCTGCTCATCGGCGACGAGCGCGTGtttggcggcgctgcggagcaCGTCTCATGCACGGTGGAGATGACTCCTGTGGACTTGCCGGTGGACGTCGGGGTCGTGGACGAGATTCAGATGATGACGGATCGCGACCGCGGGTGGGCCTGGACACGCGCGCTCCTTGGCCTGCCCGCACGCGAGATTCACCTCTGCGGTGAGGCTCGGGCATTGCCGCTCATCCAGAATCTACTCTACGCCACTCACGAGCGGAAGAACTTGTCAACAGTGGAGCACAAACGTCTCGTGCCGCTGACGGTGTCCCCGAGCCTTCGCTCTAGGCTTCGGCCGGAAACAGTGGAGAACGGCGACTGCTTTGTCTGCTTCTCCAAGAAGCAAGTACTGGACCTGCGGGACAACCTAAACCGTCTTTCTGGCGTGACGAGCTCCGCCATCTACGGCGCCATGCCATTCCAGGTGCGAGAGGCGGAGGCTGCACGCTTCAATCGTGGTGTTACCGAGTACATCaacgcctccgcctcctgcagcgccaacgCGAAAAACAACGCAGCTGGCTGCAGTACCACGTCGTCGCCAGGCACCCGGCCTCGTGAGTCATCGCCGGAAACGGCGACGCCCACAAAGCACGTTCTCGTCTCCACCGACGCCATTGCCTACGGCCTCAACATGAACATCGAGCGCATGGTTTTTACGACACTGCGCAAGTTCGATGGCAAGGCCATGGCCGAGCTGCCTGCCGCGACTGTCCAGCAAATCGCAGGGCGCTCCGGCCGCTTCGGCCTCACTCGGCAGCACGCTGTGGGTCGCTGCACCGTGCTGCACGAGTGCGACATGGCAGCGTTTCGCGCCGCCATGTCTGCGCAGCTGGAGCCGCTTGCAAAAGCGGGGTTGCTGCCCACAGGCGACATTCTTCAGCTGTTTGCTGAGCTGGAGTCTGCCAAGTCGCGCAAGGCGGGTAAGCCAACTTTGGATCTGAGTGGCGGGTCATTTTTTGAGCTCATGTCGACGTTTGCCGCCTCGTGCGTGGAGTCGCACAACTTTTTCCCCTGTGACATTCATCGCTCTCTGCTGCGAGTGGCTGAGCTCCTTGAACCGGTGTGCAACCTTTCGTTGACGGATCGCATTGTGTTTTGTTATCTGCCGCTGAGCGACACgagcgctgcgtcgctgcagctgattGTGGCCTACGCCACCGATCACGCCGCAGGGAAGCCTGTGCCCTTGCGGTTCGACGTTTGGTGCACGGAGCTGATGCAGCGGGCGGAGCGAGAGGAAACGTGCGGTGTGGGAGCCTCATCTCCGGgccagaggcagcagcagcagctctccgtGAGAGACCTGGCCACCGAGCTCGAGCGGTGCTTTCGGCAGGCAGAGATGTACTGCTGGCTGTCCTGGCGTTTCAGCAAGACGTTTGTGGAGCGCGAGAGAGGCCTCGAGTTGAAGGCCTCCATCACCGCTGCCTTGACACGGCTGAACGGATCTGCTTGAGGCTAGGACTGGAGGCACGCTATGCTcacctctccctcgtcttcgtctcggcaggaaaaagaaagtggggctgtgggtgtgtggggtgCGTTGCCCCCACCGCTCCCCACGTGGCCGAGATGCGCAAGAGAACGGGAGGAGGCTCCTGTATTCTCtcccgcggctgccgtctgGCTATGAAACCTGCCTCTTATTCGCGCAGCCATCAGGGCTGCACAACACATCTTCTCTACtcacctgcgcgcgcgccgcttgaacgtcccctctccccccccaaaaaaaaacaacaacaactcagcagcagcagcaacagcgaacAAACAACACCAAAGCGACCAGACGAGCACACGCAAAGAAGACAGCGAGCCGGCTGGCCAAAGGATGTGCCGTCGGTGTGCACTTTTTGTCTAATAGACAATGGGCTTGGAGCACCTGTGGCGGCACTCACGGCCCACGCGAGCCTTTGCGTCCCTTGTGCAACTCCGTGGCATTATCGTCTCTGCTCCCTTAGGATGACCACGTCGCAGATAGAGGAGCAGACAAGGGGTGCGGACTAGATCCCATTCCGAGACCAgtacaagcacacgcgcaccgtcggcgtcacTCTCCTACACGTATCACCActtcctttctctttcttcaCCCTCGATTTCATTGCTCTTGTTCCTGTTCTCGGTTTGCGTTTTGCGTCTGAGCGGGTCTGTCTACCCGGCCAGTAAGCCAGCTGACGACAACACCTCTGGAGCCGCCTTGATAGCGCACTCCTTCTCTGCTGTATTGCTTGCGTTGCTTGCTGTGTGCTACTTCGTTTCTCTTCACCACATCACGAAACCAcgtctctgcctctgtgtTTGTTGCgtgttttttgtttgtgtgtttcttctgttttcccctcctcccccctccccgacacacacacacacacgcacaccgcacACTGAACTATTCACGGTTCGCTCCTGCATAGGAATATATAAGCATATATATGTTTTGTTTGCGCCTGCGTGCTCTGCTCTGCCgcttttctcctctctctctgtttccgGCATGTGGTtcttgcgcgcgcgtgtgtgtgactCTCTCTGCGTCTCTTTCTTTGCCTCTCACGTATTCTCCTCCGATCCGTTTCAAAGCCTCCCAGCTCATCTTCGTATCCGCTCTCGATGCGGCGGTGTTGTTCCGACCCCTCCGCGCTCACTGACTTCGAATGCTATGCAGATTCGTACTCTcacccctccctttcccatCTCCTCGATCGTCGCATTTCGTTCGAGGCTATCCCTCTTTGGTAAGGGACGGAAAGTAAACGATGCGAAAGTGGACGCAACAGCGGCTTGCCAAGCCGGAGAAGGACCGCTCGTGCGAACAGCGCACGATTCAGCTCAATGACCCGCATGGCCGCACCAACTTCTGCGACAACCGCATCTACAGCTCTCGGTACAACATCTTCACTTTTCTGCCGCTGAACCTGTGGGAGCAGCTTCACCGCCCCATCAACATTTACTTTGTGATGgtcgtggcgctgcagttCATTCCCTCTGTGGCGCCAGTCAGCCCCCTCACGACCATCTTCCCCATCACCGTCGCATTCCTCGTCAATACCGTGAAGGAGGGCATCGACgacctgcgccgccatcggcAGGATGTTGAGGTGAACGAGCGCATGTACCAGCGCGTGCGGCCCGGCACACTAGAGTTGGAGGATGTGATGAGCGCCGACATCCGTGTCGGCGACGTTCTCATTCTGCATCCCTTCGAGGTTGTCCCGAGTGATGTGGTGATTCTGCTGACTTCGCaggacagcggcagcgcgtacATTACGACAGAGTCGCTTGACGGTGAGACCGGCTCGAAGCAGCGGTTTGCGATCCTGCATCAACTATTCAAGTACTCTcaggccgccgcctcacccGTGCCGTCTCGGCCGCACTGCTGCGGTCTGACCTTCGGGACGACAACAGCGCCTGAcagcgacgcagccggcGTACACGCCTCGGCAGCAAAGACCATGGGGAAGCCCA contains:
- a CDS encoding putative RNA helicase, which encodes MAWRRRVAAVGASWPLASPASLRFAGAAPPSPLTSARQHQLHNVCDAIYRSGTAREALRQAIHEPSHESALRLLEEFEKDPGVWRDEAWTTAFLTASSHLSSQMNLLLARFTHWHTVRKAPTKVAMHKPWDWYPHARLMRRRFIFHYGPTNSGKTHAALEALMRARSGVYCAPLKALASQVWHRVKERVPCDLLIGDERVFGGAAEHVSCTVEMTPVDLPVDVGVVDEIQMMTDRDRGWAWTRALLGLPAREIHLCGEARALPLIQNLLYATHERKNLSTVEHKRLVPLTVSPSLRSRLRPETVENGDCFVCFSKKQVLDLRDNLNRLSGVTSSAIYGAMPFQVREAEAARFNRGVTEYINASASCSANAKNNAAGCSTTSSPGTRPRESSPETATPTKHVLVSTDAIAYGLNMNIERMVFTTLRKFDGKAMAELPAATVQQIAGRSGRFGLTRQHAVGRCTVLHECDMAAFRAAMSAQLEPLAKAGLLPTGDILQLFAELESAKSRKAGKPTLDLSGGSFFELMSTFAASCVESHNFFPCDIHRSLLRVAELLEPVCNLSLTDRIVFCYLPLSDTSAASLQLIVAYATDHAAGKPVPLRFDVWCTELMQRAEREETCGVGASSPGQRQQQQLSVRDLATELERCFRQAEMYCWLSWRFSKTFVERERGLELKASITAALTRLNGSA